A region of the Acanthopagrus latus isolate v.2019 chromosome 18, fAcaLat1.1, whole genome shotgun sequence genome:
acatgTAGATATGTggaagcaacaaaaaaagactttctttCATTACTACAATCATGCTATTAGAGTATATAGTACAAAATTTGAATCATTGCATACCTATTaacaccataaaaaaaacataagctCCACTAAATGAATTTCTATTtgtttatgaatatttatgaaatCTCACCCTCACATATGCGGTCAAGTCTCTGCCGCttgacctgtttgtgtttgtccatcagAGCCATAGACCAAGCAGTCTAAACCTGGGACAGAGAAGAACAGATCCAAGTGCTAGGGAGCCCCTTTAACGATGTCCACTTAGTTCCACCTGGACACAAATGggaaaaaacagtaaaaacaaaaaaattaatcacTTGTATGTATCCATCTGCAACTTCCTGATTAACTTTAAGAGGACTGAAACTGAAGATAAAATTGACAATTCAAGACCTCTGAATTTTCCAGGCTTGGAACTGGACTATGTTGTCATCATCTATTACGTGAAGTGGTGCCAGTTCACCTCCCATGCACTGCCGAGGTGCCACTGAGCACAGCATCGGACCCCTGACTGCTCGGGGTGCATTATACATGGTAAACCCTCTGACACCCCTTCATACATTACTGCATGTGTGTAGGTCCTGTTTGTCTATGTGTGTATTTcaagacctgtgtgtgtgtgtgtgtgtgtgtgtgtgtgtgtgtgtgtgtgtgtgtgtgtgtgtgtaaaaaagcTGAATTTGCCTTTGAAGGAGATTAATAAAGTaggcttcttcttcttaatgATTAAAACAAGGACATAATGCAAGAAAACTTTATGAAAGCAGACTGTAACAGCAGCACCATGTCgttttggaaaataattaaaaattcagatttttcatatttacaatattaatgaggtaataatacaacttaaatttccataactgaataaacaagctgatataaacaaagtaaaacaaaaaagtattaaaaactgtgttgtcatttatggtcagtttgtttattcagtcatgaaaacagttttttttgttaaagcataaatatatacatatatttttaaaaaatcagtgaataaagatctttctctcctggTTTAAAATGTCacccccaaaactacagagttcAACTTCAAGCATCAACTTCCATTTGGGGGCAAAACAACTACTTTTATCAAATTAAACCAGAGAAATTCCTGGTTGTGGGTTATTTCTGAAGTGACAAGACTGTAGAGAGACACTCACCCGGAGAACTATGTCCGTTGTGCCAGTCAGGCTGACTACTTAGTTTACActgtaaacagagagaaaaaagaggcagaTTTTAGATCATGACAGTGTCACACAGCCATCACAAGGGCCCATACCCAGCAGTCAATACATGTAATTAATGTTATGTGCTTTCACAAAGCCGATTTGTGATCAAAACTCGTTCAAGTCAAGCCCACAAGAGCTGATACTAAGTGACTTTACTCTCACACTTCTTCATTTAACCTGTTGAAGTTGTTGATCATGCTTTACAACTTTGTGATCAACTTTATTACAATAATAACACCACTCTGCCCCATAGTGCACTAAGACAAACACTGCCGGTACCGGTCAACGTTAGTCCGCCGCACGATCCGCTCATTTAAATGAGTACTTGAAGGTTGTGGTAAAACTCTCAGTGGGTCTGAAGCCCCCTCTCGTTAGCAGCCAAGTTACCGTTAagtagctaactagcttatGATGCTAACTAAACGGTTTCTCGGCTCTCGAGAATAGCTGGGTGTCCGAATCGTGCATAATACGTTCCGTGCATGTACTTAAGTAATTCAATTCTCCCGTTatgacaaaaatatcattatttgtCGGCTCGCCCCGACGTAGTTAATCTTGCAATAACTTCTGAATCGCGATCGGAGCTAACGCTAACTAGCAAGGCAGCTAGCTAACCGATGTCGGCTAGCTaacccaaacacaaacacttgaggACTTTGGTGGcgaacattttaatgaaaagtaCACATCCGTGTTACCTCCCATACATTAAATGAATCTGGTGTTATTTATCTGCCTCTAAAGTGTGACGCGTGCCAACAAAATACACTCCAACAGCTTCATTTATAAAGCGTTTGCAatgatgctaacgttagctagccaGTGCCGTTAACTAGCGTGCCGCTGAGTGAGTGGGAGAGACGCGAGCGGAGGGGGAGCCCATTTCGTCCGATTTGTTATCAGCGAGTGGCGCTACAATGTGAAATATCTGACCCAGAAGCTACAAAATGATCAACTCTACAGGGAATGGTGAATCACCCACATGGCTGAATTCGAGCCGGACTACTTTGTAACTCAAGTGACCAAATCTTGCAAAAATTAGTCAGTTATTTACCCCGGATAAACTCTTTCAAGAGTGCTGAGACAGTGTGCGTGCGTCGGTGGTGTTCCCTCTCTCCCGATCGCCATGAAATCAGACAATAGAGGAAGTGGCTTGTTGGTGAGGGGGTGGAGGGTCAGGCAGGCTGTGAAAAAGCACGAGTGGACTGGAAGGAGCGCCCTCACCTTCCACGGCGGAACGGCAGTCTGACAGAGTACCACCAAGACCCATCAGAGAGACAGGCCTGCTTGTACAGTGAtaaactttttcaacttttttttttaaatggtggTCTTTAACTTGATCCgttgttgaatttttttttttttttttgaagatgaaacatttattcatttcaaagtCAAAATGATTGTATCAGTTTTAGTAAGCTataattcaattttttttttcaaaaacacatttggaaacttttttttttctgtgtgaatcaATATCCGCTGTTCATAAAGTCAGAATGGATTAAAGCATCGTGTATTACTACGCAGCATCAGCATTACACTCACATCAGCCACTAGGTGTCACAATAATCTAATTGACGTTCTCTTGCATTTGACTGACAGGAcagattatctttttttatatatataaatatatataaagggGAGGAAAACTAAAAAGACAAGACACCttttgggaagaaaaaaaatatcattctCTATTAAattttatttgtacataaaTTGTGCAACAGTAATATTTCTatctgaaaacacatgaaaaaaaatcatctctgaAAGGCCACCGGAAATCATCCGCATCACTAACCCTTTGTCACGTACGCTCAAGAGTTGGCTCGACGTGTGCACTCACTCTAACCACTGTACAGTAAGATCAACATTGTGCCCTTATGGAGTCCAGCCGCGGTGTCAATCTGGTTACCCGGCTGACTGTTGTAGTGCATGTGCCCCACCTGTTTTCGAAAACATCTGAATCAGCGCAAATGGAGACTGCAAAACTGTCTGGCTGTGAAAAAGAAGACCAGAGCACCAAGAACTCTATTTTTAAGCTTAAGGCATGGTCAAGTTTACAGTATCATCAGTAATATTGTTGACGAGGTGTGTCGATGTTAAAACAGTTGATAGAAAGAAAACACGTTACCAAAAAGGGGAGAGCTATAATTCCATTGCCACTGCAAGAAAAGCTTCCCACTGATGATACAGATTTACTCAAACTGGCTAAATAAATGACAGAACAGCAGTAAAAGATGAGTCTTGAGGGGATTTAAAGAACTGTAGGGAAAACCTGGAATGTATCCTGTTAAACCCACAGGAGAGCATTTAAGTATAAAtctgtgtcttgtgttgtttgCGCAACTTGTATATCATTTTGACCAGTGCCGCAACATTATGGCCACCTTCAACGGCCCCATACAGTCGTTCCCAAATTCAAAAGCAGACGACCCCAAGATGAGGAACGCTTTTCTCTGGCCCATTCAACGATTAGCTTTTCGTGTGCGTTTGTTTAAAATAGTCACCCATCATTCTATCATCTGTCACCGCTTATCCTTTTTGCAGGGTCgcaggaggctgcagctgatcCTGGCTGACGGAATAACAAGATTTGTCAAAATCCCTTGTGCTGAAATATTAAGGACGATTCTGCTGACCCTAGTGTATAGTGTTCTCAGATGAAGATATGCACGGATGTCAAGATGTGTGACGATTGCTGATGCAAATTAAGTCAATATGAGATACAAGCATACCATATGCATGAAAACTAGCTTATTTGCTCATGCACATTTCCCTATAACACTGTAATTTGATATTAGCGTCTAATTGCTTGGTACTTGATTATGCACTCTTGACATATGCCTCAGGAGGGCAGCAGGTTCCCAAAGGACTCTGCCAGAAGAGTGTACAAAGCCTACAGGTGTGCTTAACGTGGTTATGAATGCAGTAATCACACTGGGAGCCCAAAGGAGTGGTCAGTTCTCTTCTATGAGGTTCAAGTCCAGTTCTGTGCAGTCTCTTTCAAAAACAATCTTTTGTCCGTCGTCTATAAGAGTCCTTTTTCTTtgatcttcctcctcctcttcttcctcctcttcactttcACTTAGTGGCCCAATGCTGGCTCGACCCAGGAACTCTGCAGGGGAGAAGGCCGAGCGCTGCTCTGCCTGGGAAGACACCTGGACAACACAGCCCCCTGTAGCACACACTAGGCTCTCCTGATTACCAATCTACACAGGAAAAAAGAAGCATTGTGATTATCATATGTTCATGTGACAattcttgtttctcttttttaacaAGGACAAAACAGCTCACTAAAAATGAGACTCAGTCTCTTTCTCATGCAGTGGAATTATCAGTCATTCATCCCAGGATCCACACCCAAAAAGGTAATAAGGAAGTGTGCAGTTATAGATTAACTGATGGATGGTCTAATGGGCACGCCTGACTTGTGCAATAGGACCACAAAACATCAACCTCAACACAATTAACTCTGGAAATGATACAGTTACACATTCACTTACTTAAATTacaaaattcaaatgtaaaatgtgttacatATGTAACAGACCAACCGACTATCTGACACAAATGGATCATAATGTGTAGGCCAAGCACTGGGAATCCCAGCAAGAAAACATACTGCAACACTCTCGCTACCTTACTGAGTGTGTATTGGATGGTTCATCATGGTGATATAACATTAGCGGAAAATAACTGAAGGACGAacttaaaaatattattttaacttaaaaaaaaaaaactttttggtGGATCACTGGTACACTTTTAATACAGTTTTGCTCTATACAGCAGTTACAACCAGCAGAACCTATGACAGGAGACTCAATACGAGTGGTGACTGCAACTTGTTTAACTAGAGTTTGCTGTAGCTGGTTTTCTTTACAAAAAGGTAGATATAAACCTGCAGGCGCTCTCAACAGATTCCCCTGGCATGTGGACCAGGTGCAGTCAATGACTGTGAGTAAGAGACACTAAGCTAAGTTGTATGTGCTTTTCTGTCTAttgtttcagctcagctcaTGTCAAATTTTGTGAAACAAACGTCACAATGTGGTGGATACCTAATTTCCCCtcggggattaataaagttatctatCCATCAATACATACATAATTCCTGCATGCTGCCAAATGTTAAATGCACAGCTATTGTGATGCATCATTAGACTGTTATTTTGAATTCTATCAGTTACCACAGATTCACTTTCTCACGATGCTATTTTAATCGTGAGTAACAAATTGTAAATCAAACCATATTGAGTAACTCAGATTCCCATCCCTATGACTGATGTGACTCAGACAGGACTACAGACACAGATCAGGGGGCCCACTTCACTAAATGATTCCAGCATAAACACCAGTCTGGAATGAGGAGAGTTGACGGCAATGCTTAGCTGTGTTGAACCAGAGTTCAGGGCGGTGGGATCCTGCCAGAGGCCAACCACTGGCCTCCAGGatccaaaagacaaaacatagGCAGGAGCGAACCCAAGCTAGTGGCTTACTTACCAATGCGCTTAGCTGTGTGCTTCTTAATATATTGAGAGAGTGCCAGAAATCACCAAACTTTACAGACCACTGGACTTTGTTGCTCACCTGTGTCATCTTGCTGAAGTCTAGGCCTGGCCTGGCGCAGGGTAAAACATCTGGGTCATGGCGCCTCTTCAAGCGAGGTTTACGCATGTCACATGGCTGTGAGTGACAACGTGGCAGCGCCGGGTGTAGGTCGCGCCTAGAGGAGGAAGGTGTACTGCAGGCGGAAGTGGGTGATGGAGACAGGGCTGGGTGTTCCATGCTAGAACAGCCATATGTTAGAGCAGAAGCAGGGGAAGGCCGGGGGGGCAGAAGCACCACAGGGGCGTCCTGAATATGcacaggggagagggagaagcgGCGCTGCAGCAATGAGTGAGAAATCAGGGGGGCCggtgaagaggagcaggaggaaggagaagcaaaGGAAGCAGAACAGGCTCCTTTCAGTTTGTCACAGGGGTCCCATGGGAAGCTCCATGGTAGTGGGGAGTCAGAGGACAGTGCTAAGCTAAAGA
Encoded here:
- the LOC119007433 gene encoding protein FAM53C-like isoform X1; translated protein: MATTGWHKDAGGMIVATIMVTLITEQLRKQSLEEPYYRAFSFNVNVSLPAVGSSPTVSWSACRSTQDTSSATHPSSKANLVDDSCGPDSLWPASHSGETNQRPEVSFTGEAFQSSPPPPPPKRHCRSLSVPEDLSRCRSTWHPSASKVWTPVKRGSQSGGASSSGSGASSLPLCGPSSSFTSSSLNSSSSPTFFSLALSSDSPLPWSFPWDPCDKLKGACSASFASPSSCSSSPAPLISHSLLQRRFSLSPVHIQDAPVVLLPPRPSPASALTYGCSSMEHPALSPSPTSACSTPSSSRRDLHPALPRCHSQPCDMRKPRLKRRHDPDVLPCARPGLDFSKMTQIGNQESLVCATGGCVVQVSSQAEQRSAFSPAEFLGRASIGPLSESEEEEEEEEEDQRKRTLIDDGQKIVFERDCTELDLNLIEEN
- the LOC119007433 gene encoding protein FAM53C-like isoform X3, with product MVTLITEQLRKQSLEEPYYRAFSFNVNVSLPAVGSSPTVSWSACRSTQDTSSATHPSSKANLVDDSCGPDSLWPASHSGETNQRPEVSFTGEAFQSSPPPPPPKRHCRSLSVPEDLSRCRSTWHPSASKVWTPVKRGSQSGGASSSGSGASSLPLCGPSSSFTSSSLNSSSSPTFFSLALSSDSPLPWSFPWDPCDKLKGACSASFASPSSCSSSPAPLISHSLLQRRFSLSPVHIQDAPVVLLPPRPSPASALTYGCSSMEHPALSPSPTSACSTPSSSRRDLHPALPRCHSQPCDMRKPRLKRRHDPDVLPCARPGLDFSKMTQIGNQESLVCATGGCVVQVSSQAEQRSAFSPAEFLGRASIGPLSESEEEEEEEEEDQRKRTLIDDGQKIVFERDCTELDLNLIEEN
- the LOC119007433 gene encoding protein FAM53C-like isoform X2 → MIVATIMVTLITEQLRKQSLEEPYYRAFSFNVNVSLPAVGSSPTVSWSACRSTQDTSSATHPSSKANLVDDSCGPDSLWPASHSGETNQRPEVSFTGEAFQSSPPPPPPKRHCRSLSVPEDLSRCRSTWHPSASKVWTPVKRGSQSGGASSSGSGASSLPLCGPSSSFTSSSLNSSSSPTFFSLALSSDSPLPWSFPWDPCDKLKGACSASFASPSSCSSSPAPLISHSLLQRRFSLSPVHIQDAPVVLLPPRPSPASALTYGCSSMEHPALSPSPTSACSTPSSSRRDLHPALPRCHSQPCDMRKPRLKRRHDPDVLPCARPGLDFSKMTQIGNQESLVCATGGCVVQVSSQAEQRSAFSPAEFLGRASIGPLSESEEEEEEEEEDQRKRTLIDDGQKIVFERDCTELDLNLIEEN